GGAGGCGGTAATGCCCTGGAAGGAGGCGATCACCGCGACGGACATCGGGCGCTCCGGGCGAATGCCGTTGCGCAGCGCGGTGTCGTGGATGACCGGGAGCAGGGGGTAGAGGATGTGGCCGGTTCCTGCGGCGAAGGTGAACAGGTACGACACGAGCGGGGCGATGATGGTGATGCGGCGCGGGTAGTGCCGAATGATGCCTTCCGCCAGGCGGACCAGGAACGCGATACCACCGGCCGCCTGCATCGCCGCCGTGGCGCAGGTGACGGCGAGGATGATGAGCATCACGTCGACGGGGGGTTCGGCGGGGGCCTGGCGGAAACCAAAGGTGATGACGAGGAGGCCAACCCCTCCCCAGAAACCGAGCGCGATACCGCCTTGGCGCGACCCGATCCAGATGCACAGCAGCATGATCACCAGCTGAAGGACGAGGATGGTGACATCCATACTGACTCCTAGTTCAGTTGCAATTCATGGGGAAAATTGATCGGTTTAATAATTTCTATCGTAAATTATCTAGCCCCAAAGAAGAAGCAACTGTGGCGAGCATCAAGTCGCGGCGCGCTTCTCGACGCCCAACTCGACCCGGCTCACACCCCACCCGGCCCGGGCGAGGCGAGCGAGGATCCCCGATTCGCGGGGCAGGTGCGCCACGCCTACGAGCACCAGCGCCTCCCGCTCGCTCACGGCACGCTGCAGGGCGGCGGCCATGTCCCGGTTGCGCCGCAGCATGGCGGGGGAGGTGAAGTCCTTGTCCGCCAGCACGTCGAGGTCCTGCCGCGCGTACCGCTCGAAGATGTCGATGCTGTCCGCCGCGAAGTAGCTGTCTAAGGCCCTGGGAAGATCGGCGTCCTCGCGCAGGTGCGCCAGCTGGACGTCGACGTTTTCGAGCGCGACGACGTCCGCGCCGACGCGTCGCGCGTAGTCGGCGAAGTACAGCTCGGGCTCGAGGGTGGCGCGGCTAAACAGGGGCGAGCGCAGCTGCTCCTCCGAACCGACGAGCGGCACGAGAGAGGCGGCGGGAAGCCGCATCAGCTCGTCTTTCATGGGTGCGAGGCGCGGCGAGGAGGCAAGCACGGTGTCCAGCCGCTCGACGTCCCGCGGCGAAAGCGTCTCGCTGGCGCTTTCCTCCTCCTCGCCGCCGCGCAGGCTGTCCAGCCCCTGCTCCCGGAGCTCGTCGAGGTCGCGCGGGTCGATTTCCAGCACGAGCGTGCCTTTCTGGCGCAGCGCTTTTTCCAGATGGGCGAGGGGAAGCGCAATCTTGGTGTCGTCGATGACGTGGATCGTGCCAAAGACCAGTGATTCCGCCCCAGCCGGGGAGGTCACGGACCAGAAGAGGGAATCGGAAAAAGCGGTCGGGGAGGGCATGTTCCCACGCTAGCGGGGATGGCAGGGGTAGCACGGGGTAAGGGTGCGCGGATCATTTATGTGTCCTGGCTCTCACCCCTTTAAGATGTGGTGAACTCATCATCTCCGGCACAAAAGGAGGGGTCCATGACGGACTCGAATCATACTGGCGGGTCGACAAAGGCCCAGGTAGAGGGCCAGGTACAGGCCCCGAAGGGGATCGGCCCCGCCGTCGGCGCCGTCTTCTTGATGGCCACCTCGTCGATCGGCCCGGGCTTTCTCACCCAAACCTCCGTCTTCACGGTGCAGATGGGGGCGGCCTTCGCCTTCGCCATCCTGCTGTCCATCCTCGTCGACATCGCCATCCAGCTCAACGTGTGGCGCGTCCTCGGCATCTCCGGGCTGCGGGCCAACGAGCTGGGCAACAAGGTGCTGCCGGGCCTCGGCTGGGTCATGGCCGTGCTCGTCTTCGCCGGCGGCGCGGTGTTCAACATCGGCAACATCGCGGGAACAGGCCTGGGCACTAACGCCATGTTTGGCATCGACGCCCGGATCGGCGGCGGCGTGTCCGCGGCCATCGCCATCTTCATTTTCCTCTCCCGGCGCGCCGGGGTGGCCCTCGACCGCATCGTGGTGGCCCTCGGCGCCATCATGATCCTGCTCATGCTCTACGTCGCCATCGTCTCCCAGCCGCCGGTGGGCGAGGCGCTGCGCCAGACCGTCCTGCCCGAGGAGGTCGACTTCCTCGTCATCACCACCCTCATCGGCGGCACCGTGGGCGGCTACATCACCTTCGCCGGTGTCCACCGCCTCATCGATTCCGGCAACGCCGGGCGGGGGAACCTGAAGCAGATCACAGCCTCCTCGGTGCTGGGCGTCGTCGTCATCGGGATCATGCGCGTGCTTCTCTTCTTGGCGGTCCTCGGCGTGGTCGCCACTGGTGTGACCCTGTCGCAGGACAACACCGCGGCCTCCGCCTTCTACGAGGCGGCGGGCGAGTTCGGGCTGCGCGCCTTCGGCCTGGTCCTGTGGGCGGCGGGGCTGTCGTCGGTGATCGGGGCCTCCTACACCTCGATCTCCTTCATCACCACCCAGCAGACGAAGGAGCGCACCCGCAACATCATGACGGTCGCCTTCGTCGCCGTGTGCGCCGTGCTCTACCTCGTGCTGGGCACCGCCCCGCAGACGCTGCTCATCTTCGCCGGCGCCTTCAACGGCCTGATTCTGCCTATCGGCTTCGCGGTGGTGATGTGGGCTGCGTGGCGCCGCAAGGACCTGCTGGAGGGGTACAAGTATCCGGTGTGGCTGCTGATCATCGGCGCGCTTGTGCTGGTGCTCACCGTGTTCATGGGCGTGCGCTCGATCGCAGGCCTGTCCGCCCTCTGGGCCTAAGATAGCGGGGTATGAACCCCGCTTCCTTTACCCCGGCCGAAGCCCGCGCGTTGTCTCGCACCACCCAGGTGCCCACAACCGCGGGCTTTGCGCCTGGTTATGCCCAAGCGAACCTCATTGCCCTCGACAAGCGCTATGCCTTCGACTTCCTCTTGTTCGCCCAGCGCAACCCGAAGCCCTGCCCCCTACTCGGCGTGCTTGAGGCGGGCCAGACCACCTCGGAGCTCTTTGCCGGCGGCGACATCCGCACCGATATCCCCTCGTATCGGATCTACCGCGACGGCCAGCTCATCGCCGAAACCCCCGACGCGGGCGAGTACTGGACCCCCGACACCGTCGGCTTCTTGATCGGCTGCTCCTTCACGTTCGAGCAGGCGCTTCTCAGCGCGCGTATCCCTGTCGCCCACATCGAGCAGGGCCGCAACGTTCCCATGTACCTCACGAATATCGACTGCGCCCCAGCCGGCGTCTTCTCGGGGCCGATGGTGGTCTCCATGCGCCCGATCCCGGCGTCGCAGGTGGCGGACGCCGTGCGTGTGACCTCGCGCTACCCGGCGGTTCACGGCGCGCCCGTCCACGTGGGTGACCCCGCTGCAATCGGGATCCGGGATCTTTCCGCCCCGGATTTCGGCAACGCCGTGGACATCGCCCCGGGAACCATCCCGGTGTTCTGGGCCTGCGGGGTGACCCCGCAGGCCGCGGTGATGCGCTCCAAGCCCGAGCTGGCCATCTGCCACTCGCCCGGGCAGATGCTGGTCACGGACGTGCGTGACAGCTTCTACCAGGTGCCCTAGGGGCGCTTTTCTAGGAGATCGTGGCGATCGTCGCGTTCGCCTTCACGCGCTCGCCCTGCTTCGCCACCAGGGCGACTTGCCCGTCGGTGGGGGCTTTGATGGTGGACTCCATCTTCATCGCCTCGATGGTTGCCAGCGCGTCGCCGGCGGAGACGCTATCGCCGTCGGAGACGAGCCATTCGACGATGGTCGCCTCGTACTTCGTGGTCACGGCGCCCGCCCCGGCCTCGGCGCCCGCGCCGGCCTCGGGGGTGGCGCCCTCCCCGCCGCGCGCGCCCCCGGCGCTGAGCAGGGAGACCGGGATGCCCACGGTGTGGAGCCTGCCGTCGATTTCGATGACCACGCTGGTGCGCTCGTCGTAAAGCTGCTCGATGTCCGAGACCTCGTGGTTGGCCGCGGGGGAGTAGTTGTGGTCCACCCAGTCGGTGTAGACGGCGATGCTCTCGCCGGTCAGCGCGGGGGCGTCGATCATGTCGCGGTGGAAGGGGAGCACGGAGCGCACGCCCTCGATCCGGAACTCGGAGAGGGCTTGGCGGGCGCGGCTGATGGCGGTGCGCCGGTCCGGGCCCCACACGACGAGCTTGCCCATGAGAGAGTCGTAGTACGGGGGGATCGTCGAACCGGTGGTCACGCCGGAATCGATGCGGACCGCGGGGCCGGTGGGGACGTCGAAGTGCGTGATGGTGCCCGGGGAGGGGGCGAAGCCGTTGGTGACGTCCTCGGCATTGATGCGGAACTCGAAGGCGTGGCCCGTGATCTCTGGGTCGCGTCCGGCAAAAGAAAGCGGCTGGCCGTCGGCGATGCGGAACTGCTCGGCGATGATGTCCACGCCCGTGATGGCCTCGGTGATGGGGTGCTCGACCTGGACGCGCGTGTTGACCTCCAGGAAGGACACGGTGCCGTCCTCGGAGACGATGTATTCGACGGTGCCGGCGGAGACGTACCCGGCCTTTTCGCAGATGGCGCGGGCTCCCTCCTCGATGCTGCGGCGCTGCTCCTCGGTGAGGAAGGGCGCGGGGGCCTCCTCGATGAGCTTCTGGAAGCGGCGCTGCGTCGAGCAGTCGCGGGTGCCCAGGACGGCGACGTTGCCGTGGGTGTCGGCGAGGACCTGGGCCTCGACGTGGCGGGGGTGGGTGAGGAACTTCTCCACGTAGCACTCGCCGCGGCCGAAGGCCTCGCGCGCCTCGCGCCCCGCGGAGTTGAAGCCCTCCTCGATGTCCTCTTCGTCGAAGACGACCTTCAGGCCGCGCCCGCCGCCGCCGAAGGCCGCCTTGATGGCAATCGGCATGCCGTGCTCGTCCGCGAAGTCGCGCGCCTCCTCCCAGCTCGACAGCGGCTCGGAGGTGCCTGGGGCGAGCGGAGCCCCGACCTCGACGGCGACGGCGCGGGCGGCGAGCTTGTCGCCGAGAAGCTCGATGGATTCGGGGGCGGGCCCGATCCACGTCAGGCCCGCGTCCTGCACCGCGCGGGCGAAGTCGGCGTTTTCGGAGAGGAAGCCGTAGCCGGGGTGCAGGCAGTCCGCCCCGGCGCGGTGGGCGATGTCGATGAGGGCCGGGATGTTCATGTAGGTCTCGGCCGAGGTGTTGCCTGGCAGCAAGTACGCCTCGTCGGCGACGCGGGTGTGCAGGGCGCCGGTGTCGGGCTCGGAGTAGACGGCGATGGAACGGATGCCGAGGTCGCGGGCGGTGCGGGCGATGCGCACGGCGATCTCGCCGCGGTTGGCAATGAGTACGGCGTTGAGAGTCATGGAGAAAAGTCCTTTTACCTTGACGTGTCTTTTACACGTCTTTTACACGGAATAAAGTTCGAAGCGGATCTTTCCGCCGGGGGGAAGCTGGGCGGCGACGTCGATGTCCTCGCTGATGACCGTCGCGATGACCGGGTAGCCGCCGGTGACTGCGTGGTCGCGCAGGAAGAGCACCGGTTGGCCGGAGGGGGGAATCTGGACGGACCCGGCCACCATTCCCTCCGAGGCCAGCTCGCCCTCGCGCCCCCGCTCGAGCGGGTCGTCCGACTCGAGCCGCAGCCCCACCCGGTTCGATTCCGGAGTGACGGTGAAGGTCGTGGACAGGAAGCGCTCCACGGCCTCCTGCGTAAACCAGTCGTCGCGGGGGCCGAGGACGCAGCGCACCACGCCGACGGTGTCGGCGCCTTCGCGCGCCACGCGCAGCGGGTTGGACAGGAGAGTGCTCGTGGATTGCGGCCGGCCGAGCGAGAGGAAGACGGTGTCGCCCTCCGCGAGGGGCGCCGGCCCGAGGCCGGAGAGCATGTCCGCGGCCGCGGAGCCCAGCTCAGCGTCGGCGACAAGCCCCCCGCGCACCGCGACGTAGGTGCGCATGCCCGTGCGCGGGGCGGAGACCACCAGCTGGGCCCCCGCCGGCACGATGGCGGGCTGGGCGGCAAGAACCGGGCGGGCGTCGACCGTGATGTCGGCCTCCGCGCCGGTGACGCAGACGACGGCCTCGGTCAGGGCGCGAAGCGCCAGGCCGCCGACGTTTTCCAGCAGGGTCGCCCCGCGCGGGTTGCCCACAGCGGCGTTGGCGGCGTGCGCGGAGGCGCTGTCGGCGAAGCCCGAGGTGGTCACCCCGATATCCCCGTTGCCCGGTCGGCCGCGGTCCTGGTAGAGCGCCTGCAGGCCGGGGTCCTCGACGGTGAAGACGGGCCGCCGCGGCGGGCGTCGGAGGTGGAGTTCGCTGTGAGCGGCCTGCTCCGGCAGCTCATCGACGGCCACGTAGCGCACGCGGTCGCCGGGGGAGATCAGAGCCGGCGGCGTGGCGGCGGAATCCCACATCGGAGTGCGCGTGGTGCCCACCAGCTGCCACCCGCCGGGGGAGGTGCGCGGGTAGACGGCGGAGAAGTCGCCCGCGAGCGCCACCGCGCCCGCGGGAACCTGGGTGCGCGGGGTCGCGCGGCGCGGGATGTCCAGCGCGCGTCCGGGCTGCTCCGGGACGCAGTAGGTGAAACCCGGGGCGAAGCCGCCGAAGGCGGCGACCCAGGTGGTGGAGGTGTGCCAGTCGATCAGCTCGGCGCTGCTCATGCCGAGCGAATCCGCGAGTTCGGCCAGGTCGGCGCCGTCGTAAAGCACCTCGATCTCGATGTCGCGCGCGGTTGCGCGCGCGGCGGCGTCCGGGGCGTAGGAGGCGAGCGCCTCGGTTGCAGCGGTGGCCGCGCCGGGGGAGTCGAAGGTGACAAGTACGGTGCGCGCGGCGGCGACGACGTCCGTTTGGCGGGGCAGCGGCTGCGCGGTGAGAGCCGCGTGCCAGTCCATCACCGTGGCTAGGTCAGGCAAATCGACGATGAGCGCGCGGCTGCCCACGCGCTTGACCACGGGTGCGCTCACAGGAAACTCCTGATCTCGATGCCCTCGTCGGCCAGGCGCGCGACGACGCTGCGGGTCAGTTCGACCGAGCCCGGGGAATCCCCGTGCACGCAGACGGACTCGGCGTCGACGTTGATCTCGGTGCCGTCGACGGCGGTGACGGAGCCGGTCGCCGCGACCTGGAGGACGCGGCGGGCCACGGCGTCGGGGTCGTGCATGACGGCGTTCGGCTCGCGGCGGGGCACGAGCGTGCCGTCCGGGGTGTAGCCGCGGTCGGCGAAGGCCTCGCGGACGACGCGCAGGCCGGCGCGTTCGGCGATGTCCACGGCCACCCCGCCCGGCAGGAGCATGACGGGCAGGTCGGGGCTGTACGCCTTGATACCGTCGACCACCGCGCGGGCGTGCGCCTCGTGGTGGACGATGGTGTTGTAGAGAGCGCCGTGCGGCTTGACGTAGCGCACCTGTGTGCCGTTCGCGCGGGCGAGCGCGTCGAGGGCGCCGATCTGGTAGAGCACTTCGTCGGCAAGCTCGGCGGGGGCGTAGTCCACGAAGCGGCGGCCGAAGGCGGCCGGGTCGTTGTAGGCGGGGTGCGCGCCGACGACGACCCCCGCCCGCGCGGCGGCGGCGAGAGTCCCGGCGATGGAGTGGGGGTCCCCGGCGTGGAAGCCGGCTGCGACGTTCGCGCTGGAGACCATCTCGAGCATGGCGGCGTCGTCGGCAACGGGGTTGCCGGCCGTGGTTTCGCCCAGGTCGGCGTTGAGGTCGATGGTTGTGCTCACGTTCGTGTGCCTTCCCAAAAAAGAAACAAAAAGAAACGGAGTGCGGCTTGGGGCGGATGCGCCCTCGCCACACGTGGTCAATGCCTTATTTATACCGCGCCCGGCGCCGAGTTTCGGCGACGGGCTGTTCCGCCGTGCTTGTACGCTGGGGCGCATGATTTTGATGAACGTCAGGTTCATCCCGAAGCCCGAGTACGTGGAGAACTTCCGCGAACTCGTCGACGACTTCACCCGCGCGACCCGGGCAGAGGAAGGTTGCCTCTTCTTCGACTGGTACCGCGATACCGATAACCCGGGCCGCTACATCCTCGTCGAGGGCTTCGCGGACGACGCCGCGGAGGCGCACGTGAACTCCGAGCATTTCGAGCGGGCGGCCGAGCTGTTTCCGACGATCCTGGTTGAGACCCCCTCCATCATCAACACCCTCATCGAGGGCAAAACCGAGTGGGACGAGATGGCGGAGTTCAAGGTGGAGTAGAACTCCGGAGTAGAAGTCAGGGGCGCGGCCGGTCACGGTAGCGTGGACAGGCATGAGCGAGGCGAAAAAGAAGAAGTCCGGAAAGCCGCCGAAGCTGTCGAAGAAGGCGTACGAAAAGGAGCTTTTGCGCCTGCAGGCCGAGCTGGTGGACATGCAGCAGTGGGTCGTGGAGACGGGCGCGCGGCTCGTCGTGGTCATGGAGGGCCGCGACGGCGCCGGGAAGGGCTCGGCGATCAAGCGCATCACGCAGTACCTCAACCCGCGTACCTGCCGAATCGAAGCGCTGCCTGCGCCGACGGAGCGCGAGCGGACGCAGTGGTACTTCCAGCGCTACGTCGAGCGCCTCCCGGCCGCCGGCGAGATCGTCATCTTCGATCGCTCGTGGTATAACCGGGCCGGCGTCGAGCGAGTCATGGGTTTTTGCACCTCGCAGGAATACCGCCGCTTCCTGCACCAGGCGCCGATTTTCGAGCGCCTCCTCGTCGAGGACGGCATCATGCTGCGCAAATACTGGTTCTCCGTGTCCGACGAGGAGCAGCTGCGCCGCTTTGAGGCCCGCCGGGAGGACCCGCTGCGGCGCTGGAAGCTCTCGCCAATGGACCTCGAATCCATCACTCGCTGGGAGGACTACTCGCGGGCGAAGGACGAGATGTTCGTGCACACGGACATCCCCTCGGCCCCGTGGTACACGGTCGAAAGCGAGGACAAGAAGCGCTCGCGCATCAACGTCATATCGCACCTTTTGTCCACCATCCCCTACGAGCGGATTGCGCGGGACCTGCCGGAAATCCCCGACCGGCCGGAGGGCGAGGGCTACAAGCGCCCCCCGCGCAACGAGTTCAACTACGTGCCCGACGTGGCCAGGAAGCTCGAGAAGAAGGCTTAGCGACGCCCCCGCGGCGTCGACACAGTCGCGTCCCCGGGCACCCAAAACCGCAGAGGCGCCTCGGTGTTTTTCGAGATGCCGACGCGTGGGCCGCGCACCCATTCGGGCTCGTCCTCGCGCGCGCTGATCTCGACGGGCGTGCCGTTGTCCGCCAGCTCGAGCCCGAGCGCCCGGCCCAGGTTGCCGGGGCCGCGCGCCAGGTTTTCGTGCTGGATCGGCGCGCGATCGGGCCGCTGGCGCCGCTGGCGGGCGAGGTCCTCCCCGGCGACGACTTCCCCGCCGCGCATGAGGCAGCCCTGGCCCTCGCCCTCCGGCGCGCAGACGATGTTGCCGTTGTGGTGGATCCCGTAGGAGAGATAGACGTAGAGGCGCCCGGGTGGGCCGAACATCGCCGCGTTGCGCGCCGTCTTTCCCCGGTAGGTGTGCGCGGCGGGATCGGAGGAGCCGAGGTAGGCCTCCACCTCGGTCAGCCGGATTGTCACGCCGTTGTGGGTGATGAGGCAGCCGAGCAGTTGCGGGGCGACGATGTCGGCGGGGGCGGTGAAGTCGATGTCCATCGACCCGATGCTATGCGCACCGGGTTATCGGTGCCGATACAGGGTGACGCCCCGGGCATGTGGCGGTCCCGGGGCGTCCAACGAGAAATGCTGTGCGGAACTACTGGGCGATCGCCCCCTTTCTATAGGTAAGGCTAGCCTAATGTACAACACGCCGTGGGTGGAGTCAACCAATCGAACGGTTGATTCCCGGGGCCTGGTCGGCAGTGTTGTGGAACACTTGGGACATGACTTCTCATGAGGAACCACAGGTAATCACGGACGTGGTGGAGCGCACCGGTATCATCACGCTCAACCGGCCCAGGGCCCTGAACTCCCTGAACAGGGGGATGGTCTCCCTGATCGCGGAGGCCCTAGACGCCTGGCGCGACGACGATGCCATAGACCAGGTGGTCATCCGCTCCTCCGGCAAGCACTTTTGCGCCGGCGGCGACGTCCGCGCGGCGCGCGAGGGCGTGCTCAACGGCAACGCCGACGAGGTGGACCGCTTCTTCGCGGAGGAGTACGCCCTCAACCTGGAGATCTCCCGTTACCCGAAGCCCTACATTGCTCTGGTCGGCGGCGTTGATATGGGCGGTGGGCTGGGAGTCTCGGCGCACGGCTCCCATCTGGTTGTCACCGAGGAAGCCGTCGCGTCCATGCCGGAGATGAACATCGGGTTTGTCACCGACGTGGGGATGAGCTGGCTCTTGCAGCGCCTGCCCGGTCACCCCTCGCAGTCCCTCGGGGCGTTCCTCGCGCTCACCGGCTACCGCCTGGCGGCCGACGACATGCTCGCCACCGGCCTGGCCACGCACAAAGTGGACTCGCTCGACGGGCTCGCCGAGCGCATCGCCGCGGAAGGTCTCGGCGTGCTCGACGAGGTAGCTGTCGAAGCCGGGCCCGCCACACTCGAGCCCTGGTACGAGCAGATCGACGCCGTCTTCGACGGCACCTGGGCTGAGATCACCGAACGCCTCGGCGACTACCCGGACCTGGCAAAGTTGGTCGGCGAGCTCACCGCGCAGGCCTCGCCCTCCGCCCTTGTCGCCGCGGCCGAACTCGTCCGCGTCAACGCCGAGCGCGACCTCGAGGGGGCGTTGCGCAACGAGCGCACACTCGGCGCGGTTTTGTCCCGGGAGCCCGACTTCGCTGAGGGGGTGCGGGCGGTGCTCGTGGACAAGACGCACGATGCCCGCTTCACCCCGCAGCAGGGGCCCGAAAAATACCGCGAGGTCCTGCGCTAAGCCGGGGGTAACCTCGCAGTGCCCGGTATGGCTCCCGGGGCGGGGTGATCCGATAGAATTGACCCCCAGCGCGCACCCCCGGGGGCGCACACAGTTTTGTTAGTTTGTCGAGCCCGCACCCACGAAGGACGATTGTGACTGAAGCTACCTCCACCCCCAACGACTGGAACCACAAGCTGACCCTCGCGCAGGAGATGCTTCCCCTGATCAGCCAGCTGCACCGCGAGAACAACGTGGTCACCTCGATCTACGGGCGGCTGCTTGTGGGAGTGACCGACATCGACATCATCAAGGCGCACCGCTACGCCCGGCGCATCGTCGAGCGGGAGCTGCCTTTGGATGACACGCTGCCGATCCTCAGGGAACTCGTCCAGTTCAACCTCGGCACTGCGTCCATCGACCTCGGGCGCCTGGCCAAGAACTTCTCGCGCGCCGAGGGCCAGGACCTGCGGTCCTTCCTCGAAGCGGAGCTTGGCGAGGTGATCAACGGCGGCGACGAGCTCGAACCGCGCGACGTGGTCCTCTACGGCTTCGGCCGCATCGGCCGCCTCCTCGCGCGCATCCTCATCGCCCGCGAGGCGATGTACGGCGGCGTACGTCTGCGCGCGGTGGTTGTACGCAAGAAG
This is a stretch of genomic DNA from Corynebacterium auris. It encodes these proteins:
- a CDS encoding TraB/GumN family protein, with the translated sequence MPSPTAFSDSLFWSVTSPAGAESLVFGTIHVIDDTKIALPLAHLEKALRQKGTLVLEIDPRDLDELREQGLDSLRGGEEEESASETLSPRDVERLDTVLASSPRLAPMKDELMRLPAASLVPLVGSEEQLRSPLFSRATLEPELYFADYARRVGADVVALENVDVQLAHLREDADLPRALDSYFAADSIDIFERYARQDLDVLADKDFTSPAMLRRNRDMAAALQRAVSEREALVLVGVAHLPRESGILARLARAGWGVSRVELGVEKRAAT
- a CDS encoding NRAMP family divalent metal transporter, encoding MTDSNHTGGSTKAQVEGQVQAPKGIGPAVGAVFLMATSSIGPGFLTQTSVFTVQMGAAFAFAILLSILVDIAIQLNVWRVLGISGLRANELGNKVLPGLGWVMAVLVFAGGAVFNIGNIAGTGLGTNAMFGIDARIGGGVSAAIAIFIFLSRRAGVALDRIVVALGAIMILLMLYVAIVSQPPVGEALRQTVLPEEVDFLVITTLIGGTVGGYITFAGVHRLIDSGNAGRGNLKQITASSVLGVVVIGIMRVLLFLAVLGVVATGVTLSQDNTAASAFYEAAGEFGLRAFGLVLWAAGLSSVIGASYTSISFITTQQTKERTRNIMTVAFVAVCAVLYLVLGTAPQTLLIFAGAFNGLILPIGFAVVMWAAWRRKDLLEGYKYPVWLLIIGALVLVLTVFMGVRSIAGLSALWA
- a CDS encoding putative hydro-lyase, whose amino-acid sequence is MNPASFTPAEARALSRTTQVPTTAGFAPGYAQANLIALDKRYAFDFLLFAQRNPKPCPLLGVLEAGQTTSELFAGGDIRTDIPSYRIYRDGQLIAETPDAGEYWTPDTVGFLIGCSFTFEQALLSARIPVAHIEQGRNVPMYLTNIDCAPAGVFSGPMVVSMRPIPASQVADAVRVTSRYPAVHGAPVHVGDPAAIGIRDLSAPDFGNAVDIAPGTIPVFWACGVTPQAAVMRSKPELAICHSPGQMLVTDVRDSFYQVP
- a CDS encoding biotin carboxylase N-terminal domain-containing protein, with translation MTLNAVLIANRGEIAVRIARTARDLGIRSIAVYSEPDTGALHTRVADEAYLLPGNTSAETYMNIPALIDIAHRAGADCLHPGYGFLSENADFARAVQDAGLTWIGPAPESIELLGDKLAARAVAVEVGAPLAPGTSEPLSSWEEARDFADEHGMPIAIKAAFGGGGRGLKVVFDEEDIEEGFNSAGREAREAFGRGECYVEKFLTHPRHVEAQVLADTHGNVAVLGTRDCSTQRRFQKLIEEAPAPFLTEEQRRSIEEGARAICEKAGYVSAGTVEYIVSEDGTVSFLEVNTRVQVEHPITEAITGVDIIAEQFRIADGQPLSFAGRDPEITGHAFEFRINAEDVTNGFAPSPGTITHFDVPTGPAVRIDSGVTTGSTIPPYYDSLMGKLVVWGPDRRTAISRARQALSEFRIEGVRSVLPFHRDMIDAPALTGESIAVYTDWVDHNYSPAANHEVSDIEQLYDERTSVVIEIDGRLHTVGIPVSLLSAGGARGGEGATPEAGAGAEAGAGAVTTKYEATIVEWLVSDGDSVSAGDALATIEAMKMESTIKAPTDGQVALVAKQGERVKANATIATIS
- a CDS encoding carboxyltransferase domain-containing protein, giving the protein MSAPVVKRVGSRALIVDLPDLATVMDWHAALTAQPLPRQTDVVAAARTVLVTFDSPGAATAATEALASYAPDAAARATARDIEIEVLYDGADLAELADSLGMSSAELIDWHTSTTWVAAFGGFAPGFTYCVPEQPGRALDIPRRATPRTQVPAGAVALAGDFSAVYPRTSPGGWQLVGTTRTPMWDSAATPPALISPGDRVRYVAVDELPEQAAHSELHLRRPPRRPVFTVEDPGLQALYQDRGRPGNGDIGVTTSGFADSASAHAANAAVGNPRGATLLENVGGLALRALTEAVVCVTGAEADITVDARPVLAAQPAIVPAGAQLVVSAPRTGMRTYVAVRGGLVADAELGSAAADMLSGLGPAPLAEGDTVFLSLGRPQSTSTLLSNPLRVAREGADTVGVVRCVLGPRDDWFTQEAVERFLSTTFTVTPESNRVGLRLESDDPLERGREGELASEGMVAGSVQIPPSGQPVLFLRDHAVTGGYPVIATVISEDIDVAAQLPPGGKIRFELYSV
- a CDS encoding LamB/YcsF family protein yields the protein MSTTIDLNADLGETTAGNPVADDAAMLEMVSSANVAAGFHAGDPHSIAGTLAAAARAGVVVGAHPAYNDPAAFGRRFVDYAPAELADEVLYQIGALDALARANGTQVRYVKPHGALYNTIVHHEAHARAVVDGIKAYSPDLPVMLLPGGVAVDIAERAGLRVVREAFADRGYTPDGTLVPRREPNAVMHDPDAVARRVLQVAATGSVTAVDGTEINVDAESVCVHGDSPGSVELTRSVVARLADEGIEIRSFL
- a CDS encoding putative quinol monooxygenase — translated: MILMNVRFIPKPEYVENFRELVDDFTRATRAEEGCLFFDWYRDTDNPGRYILVEGFADDAAEAHVNSEHFERAAELFPTILVETPSIINTLIEGKTEWDEMAEFKVE
- the ppk2 gene encoding polyphosphate kinase 2; the protein is MSEAKKKKSGKPPKLSKKAYEKELLRLQAELVDMQQWVVETGARLVVVMEGRDGAGKGSAIKRITQYLNPRTCRIEALPAPTERERTQWYFQRYVERLPAAGEIVIFDRSWYNRAGVERVMGFCTSQEYRRFLHQAPIFERLLVEDGIMLRKYWFSVSDEEQLRRFEARREDPLRRWKLSPMDLESITRWEDYSRAKDEMFVHTDIPSAPWYTVESEDKKRSRINVISHLLSTIPYERIARDLPEIPDRPEGEGYKRPPRNEFNYVPDVARKLEKKA
- a CDS encoding DNA-3-methyladenine glycosylase, with the translated sequence MDIDFTAPADIVAPQLLGCLITHNGVTIRLTEVEAYLGSSDPAAHTYRGKTARNAAMFGPPGRLYVYLSYGIHHNGNIVCAPEGEGQGCLMRGGEVVAGEDLARQRRQRPDRAPIQHENLARGPGNLGRALGLELADNGTPVEISAREDEPEWVRGPRVGISKNTEAPLRFWVPGDATVSTPRGRR
- a CDS encoding 3-hydroxyisobutyryl-CoA hydrolase, with translation MTSHEEPQVITDVVERTGIITLNRPRALNSLNRGMVSLIAEALDAWRDDDAIDQVVIRSSGKHFCAGGDVRAAREGVLNGNADEVDRFFAEEYALNLEISRYPKPYIALVGGVDMGGGLGVSAHGSHLVVTEEAVASMPEMNIGFVTDVGMSWLLQRLPGHPSQSLGAFLALTGYRLAADDMLATGLATHKVDSLDGLAERIAAEGLGVLDEVAVEAGPATLEPWYEQIDAVFDGTWAEITERLGDYPDLAKLVGELTAQASPSALVAAAELVRVNAERDLEGALRNERTLGAVLSREPDFAEGVRAVLVDKTHDARFTPQQGPEKYREVLR